The DNA sequence CGGCAAAACCATACTTTTGCTTATAGTGATAACTGAAGGTCCGAATCAGAGGCGATTTCATCAAGCTTGAGAGATCAGTCCGCATTCTAGTGCATACATGTTATCAGCGAAGCAAGGTATCAATGAGCGCCTTGTATTTTCTTTCGATCACATGTCTTTTCTTCTTCAAGGTATTGGTCAACTCTTCGCCAAGAGTAAATTCCCGGTCAAGAAAGACAATGCCCTGCAGTTTTTCATGAGGTTTAAATCCCTGCTTGGGCAGAAGAAGACGGTTCATTTCACTTTTGACATGATCGAGCACTTTGGTATCCGTCGTAAGGTCCTTCTCCTCATTCTTCAGGCCGCTTATTTTTTTACTTATGTATTCACGCAGCTCTTCCATATTGGGGACCAGAAGCGCTCCCAGCCCCTTTTTGTCCTGGCCGACCAGGACGGCATCCTGGATGAAAGGGAATATTGTAATAGCGTTTTCTATTCGTGACGGATCTATATTCTCACCGCTGGCGAGAACAATTATCTCCTTGGCCCGCCCTGTTATGACAAGCTCTCCTCCGACAGTCAGCATCCCCAGGTCGCCGGTGCGGAAAAATCCATCTTCGGTAAATGATTTTCTATTTTCCTCCTCGTTGTCAAAATATCCGGCCGTCACCTGAGGGCCGCGCACCTCTATCAGCCCTTCGGCACCGGGACCAAGAATCTCACCCTGTTCGGAGACGATGCGCAAATCGGTTTCCGGCACGGCAGGACCCAGAGTGCCGTAAACAGGGCAATTCAATCCTCTTCCGGCTATTGCCGGAGAGCATTCGGTCATGCCGTAGGCGTTGACAATGCGGATACCGACGGCATCGATCCATTCTTCCAGATAGCCGGCCAGGGTGCCGCCGCCGCTGATGGCAAGCCGTAATTTCCCGCCAAAACGCTGCTGGACGAGGGAGAGCTTTTTGCGGGCAACGAGGTAGAGGGGGAAGAGCAGAATTACCTTGATCAGCGCCACCATCTTTGTATACATCCTTGAAACCGGATTCCTTTGCTGGAATTGGGGCAGATGACCATGCACCTGCCGCAGGTTGCGTTGGTATTTACTGGATATCAGAACAAGGGTGTTGAAAATGGCCTGGGCGGCTTTTCCCTTCTTGCGGATAGCCAACTCGACCTTGCTGTAAAGGGATTCCCACACTCTGGGTACCGTGGCCACCAAGGTCGGTTGGTAATGTTCCAGGTCCTGGGCAAAGGTTTTGACAGAAGAGTAGACCAGGCAGGTTCCCATACACAGGGCTGA is a window from the Desulfopila inferna genome containing:
- a CDS encoding AMP-dependent synthetase/ligase, producing the protein MTEQHQATYREHTPEREEPVTLFEMLLNSCDKYRDNTAYIYRMGEEEISVTYAKLLEDVLLLSRAFEKRGLGKDDKVMFLSDNRYAWIVTDLAIMSLGAVTVPRGSDTPTQELSFIIENSNANHLVIESDTLLEKHKEFIKGCRQIKTIFVMTSPEKHKLFSNTYSYNDLLSDRTICDHDMEMFRQRGEKIHPENLLTLIYTSGTTGLPKGVQLSHGNVMHNIKYIPEIIELVPEDRWLSILPSWHIFERTAEYSALCMGTCLVYSSVKTFAQDLEHYQPTLVATVPRVWESLYSKVELAIRKKGKAAQAIFNTLVLISSKYQRNLRQVHGHLPQFQQRNPVSRMYTKMVALIKVILLFPLYLVARKKLSLVQQRFGGKLRLAISGGGTLAGYLEEWIDAVGIRIVNAYGMTECSPAIAGRGLNCPVYGTLGPAVPETDLRIVSEQGEILGPGAEGLIEVRGPQVTAGYFDNEEENRKSFTEDGFFRTGDLGMLTVGGELVITGRAKEIIVLASGENIDPSRIENAITIFPFIQDAVLVGQDKKGLGALLVPNMEELREYISKKISGLKNEEKDLTTDTKVLDHVKSEMNRLLLPKQGFKPHEKLQGIVFLDREFTLGEELTNTLKKKRHVIERKYKALIDTLLR